The following are from one region of the Bremerella sp. JC817 genome:
- a CDS encoding glutamine synthetase III: protein MGGSARMAAISAVTNYKPSAPAMNFLETPTQELFCANVFSKSVMKDRLPKPIFKSLMKTIETGEKLDTTVADYVASAMKDWAIEKGATHYAHVFYPLTGFTAEKHDSFLSPDGTGSAIAEFSGSQLIQGEPDGSSFPSGGIRQTFEARGYTAWDVTSPAYIMENPNGTTLCIPTAFVSWTGEALDKKTPVLRSMQALNKQAQRILSLFGHTDGAMVSSTAGPEQEYFLVDRNFFFARPDLLNAGRTLFGAQPPKGQEFDDHYFGAIPDRVLAFMLETERELFKLGIPVKTRHNEVAPGQYEIAPMFEFANVATDHQQLVMITLKRVAEKYGMACLIHEKPFAGVNGSGKHVNWSMGSASQGNLLDPGDTPHENAQFLVFCGAVIRAVHKFQGLLRAVVASASNDHRLGANEAPPAIISIFLGTQLADVFEQIKGGGASSSLPKGTLEIGADVLPPLPKDAGDRNRTSPFAFTGNRFEFRAVGSNQSIAGPLVAMNTIVAESLDYCATKLEEATGGDNSKLNGAIQKLLTDIINEHGAVVFNGDGYSEEWHQEAEKRGLLNLKTTADALPYLEKPEVKELFTKYGVLSERELESRLEIYLEQYCKSISVETKLTVEIARTMIFPASIRYQNELASTCANLQALGYDFDKDTLDKMTTLVKSLQDSVAALEAAAAKADEIECWHKKANACCYDVLPAMNEVRKYADELEGYVADDLWPLPTYQEMLFIR, encoded by the coding sequence ATGGGCGGTTCGGCTCGAATGGCAGCCATCTCCGCGGTTACCAACTACAAGCCCTCCGCTCCAGCCATGAACTTCCTGGAAACCCCAACTCAGGAACTGTTCTGCGCAAACGTCTTCAGCAAATCGGTCATGAAGGACCGTCTTCCTAAGCCGATCTTCAAGTCGCTGATGAAGACGATCGAAACGGGCGAAAAGCTCGATACGACCGTCGCCGACTACGTCGCTTCGGCCATGAAGGATTGGGCCATCGAAAAGGGTGCGACCCACTACGCCCACGTCTTCTATCCGCTGACCGGTTTCACCGCCGAAAAGCACGATAGCTTCCTCAGCCCAGACGGCACCGGCAGCGCCATTGCCGAGTTCAGCGGCTCGCAGCTGATCCAGGGCGAACCAGACGGTTCCAGCTTCCCATCGGGCGGTATCCGCCAGACGTTTGAAGCTCGCGGTTACACCGCTTGGGACGTTACCAGCCCTGCTTACATCATGGAAAACCCGAACGGAACCACGCTGTGCATTCCAACGGCGTTTGTTTCGTGGACGGGCGAAGCCCTCGATAAGAAGACCCCGGTTCTGCGTTCGATGCAGGCTTTGAACAAGCAAGCTCAGCGTATCCTGAGCCTGTTCGGTCACACCGATGGCGCCATGGTCAGCTCGACCGCCGGTCCAGAACAGGAATACTTCCTGGTCGATCGCAACTTCTTCTTCGCACGTCCTGACCTTCTCAACGCTGGTCGTACCCTGTTCGGTGCTCAGCCTCCAAAGGGTCAGGAATTCGACGATCACTACTTCGGTGCCATTCCAGATCGCGTTCTCGCGTTCATGCTGGAAACCGAACGTGAACTGTTCAAGCTGGGCATCCCGGTCAAGACTCGTCACAACGAAGTCGCCCCAGGCCAGTACGAAATTGCTCCGATGTTCGAGTTCGCCAACGTCGCGACCGACCATCAGCAGTTGGTCATGATCACCCTGAAGCGCGTCGCCGAAAAGTACGGCATGGCCTGCTTGATCCACGAAAAGCCGTTCGCCGGCGTCAATGGTTCGGGTAAGCACGTCAACTGGTCGATGGGCAGTGCCTCGCAAGGCAACCTGCTCGACCCAGGCGACACCCCACACGAAAACGCTCAGTTCCTTGTGTTCTGCGGTGCTGTTATCCGTGCCGTGCACAAGTTCCAGGGTCTGCTGCGTGCTGTGGTTGCCTCGGCTTCCAACGATCACCGTCTGGGTGCCAACGAAGCTCCTCCTGCGATCATCTCGATCTTCCTCGGCACTCAGTTGGCCGACGTCTTCGAGCAGATCAAGGGTGGTGGGGCCAGCAGCTCGCTGCCAAAGGGCACGCTGGAAATCGGTGCCGACGTTCTTCCGCCATTGCCAAAGGATGCTGGCGACCGTAACCGTACCAGCCCATTCGCCTTCACCGGCAACCGCTTTGAATTCCGTGCTGTTGGCTCGAACCAGTCGATCGCTGGTCCACTCGTCGCGATGAACACCATCGTTGCCGAGTCGCTGGACTACTGTGCGACCAAGCTGGAAGAAGCCACCGGCGGCGACAACTCGAAGCTGAACGGAGCAATCCAAAAGCTTCTGACCGACATCATTAACGAACATGGCGCGGTCGTGTTCAATGGCGACGGTTACTCGGAAGAATGGCACCAGGAAGCTGAAAAGCGTGGTCTGCTGAACCTGAAGACCACTGCCGATGCTCTGCCTTACCTGGAAAAGCCAGAAGTCAAAGAACTGTTCACCAAGTACGGTGTCCTCTCGGAACGCGAGCTGGAAAGCCGTCTGGAAATCTACCTGGAACAGTACTGCAAGTCGATCAGCGTCGAAACCAAGCTCACCGTCGAGATCGCTCGCACGATGATCTTCCCTGCTTCGATCCGCTACCAGAACGAACTGGCTTCGACCTGTGCGAACCTTCAGGCTCTGGGTTACGATTTCGACAAAGACACCCTGGACAAGATGACCACCCTGGTCAAGTCGCTCCAGGACAGTGTCGCCGCCCTGGAAGCTGCCGCTGCCAAGGCCGACGAAATCGAATGCTGGCACAAGAAGGCCAACGCTTGCTGCTACGATGTTCTGCCGGCGATGAACGAAGTTCGTAAGTACGCCGACGAACTGGAAGGCTACGTTGCCGACGACCTGTGGCCACTGCCAACCTACCAGGAAATGCTCTTCATCCGCTAA